AATGACCAAATGGATAAAATCTTGTGTTACCACACCACAATCTTCTCTTCCCCTAGCGTAAATAGTGTATCTGCCTCCTGGTAGCGCATCAAATATCGGGGTGCTTTGATAACTAATATTATCTATGGAATACTCGAAATCTCCCTGGTTGGCCGTAGTTATTATTATAGATGGACCGTCAGAGATGATAGTTTGTATCACAGGAAGGTCTATCTGTTCTAGAAGGATGAACTTGGTGTTGGAACAGCCATTGGTGTCCGTCACCAAAACACTGTATTCACCTGGCGTAGCAACGACAATCTCCTTTGTGTTTTCTCCAGTGTTCCATACGTAGGTGGCATTATCCAAATCTGCAGAAAGTGTTGCGGAGCCATCTTCGCAAAAACGAACAGTCTCGTCCTCAACTTGTGGAACTGGGTTTATGGTCAAGGAAACGGCAGTTCTATTCGTAGATGGGCATGTTATGATCGGGGAATTTACCTCTGCGTAGTAAGTGCCTGCCTGCGAAGGAGAAAAACTAGTACTATTCTCTAAAAGTAGTGTGCCCCCAATCGGCGCATCGTACCAATTAACGATCAAGTCTCCGGGAACAGTTACGGTTAAAGGTGTATCCTCATTTTCACAACGAATTATATCGCCTTCGCTTACGGCATCAAGTGGTATGGGGAGTATCCGAAGTTCAAACACGTCAGACAAAATATTACAAAGATCGTTGTTCACATTAATGGGGTCTTCTGCAATTTTAGCCCTGAAGAAGGTAGTGCTATTTACACCTGTTGCGGTGTAATTATTAGCTGTAGCACCAGATATATCAGTCCACGTTAACAAATCAGGACTTTCTTGCCACTGATAGGCATGAGACGTAAAAATGGAGAAGTCGGGTGTAGCGGTTAGCGTGGTGGTTACAGAACCTTGATCTTCGCATAAAATGATAGCACTTTCCTCTTGGTCATTGGCCACGGAAACGGTATCACCGCAAGATATAAATACTATATCGTCAATGGCCAAATCATTACCACATCCACCATTACTATTGTTTCGCATTTTTAGAATCACCGAAGTTTGGCCGGGAAGTGTTTTAAAGACGAGGGCATATTGTTCCCACAATGGGGTAGTTCTGTTCGGAATATCACCGGTATCTCCTTGCGCTAGCAAATTGGTATCCGTTTCATCCCAGATTTGAAATCTTACATTTACAGGGATTCCATTTCCTTCACATCCAGTTTGTCTTTGTAGGTTTATAAGCCAAGAGGAGAATTCATAAGTAGTATTTTCACATAGTCCGGAAACCTCTCTTCTGTAAAACTCACCAGCGGTAAAACTTGCGTTTACGATAAACGATTTGCCATTGTTGTCGCCAGGGGTATGGTCTTGTACGCTGAACCAATCAAAATAATTGGTAGTACTAGATATCGTATAGTCCCCATCGTTTGGTGTAAAGTCGGCATAATTGTATGTGGTTGTTCCAGCAGGTAATGCTGGACCGTTGGTTAGACCAGAACCAAAATCTTCCGAGAATATAGGGTCGCCAGAACTACCACCACAGAAACCTAATTGCGCGCTGAGTTCTGTTGTTATACCACAAAGAATAAAAAGGATGCATACGAAAGATTTGAAGGACCGGATTTTCACGATTATAAATATAAGTCTTTTGTGTAAACCTACCTGTTTTTAAAGGGTTAAGGGCTAGAGTGGTGTAAATCGGCATTATCTTTTTAACTTTCGTCGAATACACCTATTTTTGCGAGAATTAAGGGAAGGATATGTAAAAGATGTGGTACACTGCATTGAAAGCATGATCCTTTATTTTTTACAAGTATTTTATGATGTACGATTTCAATAAAATAGAGCAAAAGTGGCAGGATTATTGGGCCAAAAATGAGACCTTTAAAGCAGAAAACAATTCTGAAAAGGAAAAGTTTTATGTGTTGGATATGTTTCCTTATCCTTCAGGAGCTGGATTGCATGTAGGGCATCCTTTAGGGTATATTGCCAGTGATATTTATGCGCGTTACAAGAGGCATAAAGGTTTCAATGTCCTGCATCCACAGGGATATGATTCTTTTGGTCTGCCTGCGGAACAATACGCTATACAAACGGGTCAACATCCGGCAATTACCACGGAAGCCAATATAAAGACCTATAGAAGGCAGTTAGATCAATTAGGTTTTTCGTTTGATTGGAGCCGCGAGGTGCGTACTTCTGACCCTAGTTATTATAAATGGACACAGTGGATTTTTATACAATTGTTCAATTCTTGGTACAATCTAGATTCCGATAAGGCGGAAGATATCACTACTTTGATTGCGATTTTTGAGGCTGATGGCAATGCTGGGGTACATGCGGTCTGTGATGATGATGTAGCGCCATTCTCGGCTTCGGATTGGAAAGGATATGCTAACAAAGAGAAACAACAGTTATTACTGCAATATAGATTAACCTATTTAGCGGAGAGCGAAGTGAACTGGTGTCCGGCATTGGGAACGGTGTTAGCGAACGATGAAATAGTAAATGGAGTTTCCGAACGAGGTGGTCACCCGGTTATCCGGAAAAAAATGACCCAATGGAGCATGCGTATCTCGGCGTATGCCCAACGTTTGTTGGATGGTTTGGAGAAAATTGATTGGCCACAGCCACTTAAGGATTCCCAGACAAACTGGATAGGTCGTTCGCAAGGTGCTTCGGTAATCTTCTCCATTCTACCCCCGTCTTCCTCCAAAGGAGGGATTGAGGTCTTTACGACCCGCCCGGATACTATTTTTGGTGTTTCTTTCATGACTTTGGCTCCAGAGCACGAGTTGGTGGCGAAGATCACGACAGACGAGCAAAAAGCAGAGGTGGAAGCTTATGTTGAGGCAACGGCAAAACGCTCTGAGCGCGATCGTATGGCAGATGTAAAAACCATTACCGGCGCATTTACAGGTGCCTATGCAGAGCATCCGTTTACCAAGGAGGCCATACCAATCTGGATCGGGGATTATGTCCTAGCAGGGTATGGAACCGGTGCGGTGATGTCCGTTCCTTGTGGAGACCAGCGGGATTATGATTTCGCCAAACATTTTAATATTCCAATCCCTAATATTTTCGAGGGGGTAGATATTTCTGAAGAAGCCTTTGCCGATAAAGAAAAAACGGTTATTACTAATTCTGACTTTTTAGACGGATTGGGATATAAAGAAGCCTCTAAAATTGCCATACAGACGCTGGAGACCTTAGGCCAAGGAGAAGGTAAAATAAATTACCGTCTGCGGGATGCGGTATTTAGCAGGCAGCGGTATTGGGGAGAACCTTTTCCGGTGTATTATGATGCGGATGGCATGCCACAGATGTTGGACGAAAAATTCTTGCCTTTGGAACTTCCTGAGGTCGATAAATATTTACCTACTGAAACCGGTGAACCCCCTTTAGGAAATGCAAAAGAGTGGCACTGGCTACAATATGGCGATGAAGGAAAAGTAGTTTCGGAAGAAGCGTTCAACAAAGCCATCTTGGATGCTGAGCGTAGTCGAAGTACCGAGATCAAGGGAGGCCCTCTTGAACTGAATACCATGCCCGGTTGGGCAGGGAGTTCGCAGTACTTTAACAGATATATGGATCCGCACAACACGGAAGCTATTTTCTCTGAAGAGGCCATTAATTACTGGCAAGACGTAGATTTATATATTGGGGGTAGCGAGCATGCTACAGGACATTTATTGTATGCCCGTTTTTGGCAGAAGTTTATGTTTGATAAAGGTTTGGTGCCCAAAGATGAGTTCGCCAGAAAACTTATAAATCAAGGTATGATTACGGGAACGAGTGCTTTTATTTATAAAGAAATGGAGTCTAATAAGGTCTATTCTAAAGGAAAATCAAAAGGTAGAAATGTTATTCCTATTCATGCAGATGTTTCGCTAGTGAATTCTTCGGATGAATTAGATATTGAGGCTTTTAAAAAATGGCAACCCGATTATGAAAATGCAGAATTCATCTTAGAGGATGGAAAATACGTCGTGGGTCGCGAAGTCGAAAAAATGTCCAAGTCCAAATACAATGTTGTAAATCCCGATGCTATTTGTGAGGAATATGGGGCGGATAGTTTGCGTTTGTACGAGATGTTCTTGGGGCCTTTGGAGCAATCCAAACCGTGGAATACGGCAGGTATTACGGGAACACACTCTTTCCTGAAGAAAATGTGGCGTTTGTATCATCAAGGTCCGGATAATTCATTTCACGTTAACGATTCTCCTCCTTCGGAGAGGCTAGGAAAGGCTTTGAAAACCCTCCACAAAACCATTAAAAAGGTAGAAGAAGATATAGAGCACTTTAGTTTCAATACCTCCGTATCTACTTTTATGATATGTGTTAATGAGCTTTCTAGTCAGAAGTGTACGAGTCGTGCTATTTTAGAACCGTTGGCTATTCTGGTTTCGCCCTATGCGCCTCATATTGCCGAGGAGCTTTGGGAAAAGTTAGGACATTCGGAATCTATCGCCACGGCGCCTTTCCCAAAATTTGAAGCGAGTTATTTAGTGGAAAGCGCTAAAGAATACCCTATATCCTTCAACGGAAAAATGCGCTTTAAGCTAGAACTGCCTTTAGACTTGAGCAAGGAAGAGATAGAGGCCAGGGTCATGGCACATAAAAAAACACAGGAACAGTTGCAGGGCAGAACACCCAAAAAGGTAATTGTAGTTCCGGGGAAAATTGTAAATATCGTAGGTTAGCCAAAAGCGAAACAGGAAGAATGGATTATATTGAAATTCTAGGTCTAGTTGCGGCCACATTGACCACCGCCGCCTTTATCCCACAAGTGTATAAAACCTGGAAAGAAAAATCCACCAAGGATATTTCCTTAAGTATGTATGCTGTGCTGTTAACGGGGTCATTACTTTGGTTAACCTACGGATTTTTCATAGAAAGTTTACCCATCATTTTAGCCAACACCATTACTGCAGTTTTGCTGATATGTATGGTATTAATGAAATTAATTTATAAATAATATCCCCCACCCCCTAAAAAATAGGGGGTGTATATTCAAAAAGATTAATTTATAACCAACAACCCCTGCATTTTATCGAAAAATTCTTTCAGTATTGTTTTAATTGTCACAACTTAGCGACTTAATTTAAAACATGTAACAATGATTGTTGGTATTCCTAAAGAGATTAAGAATAATGAAAGCAGGGTTGGTATGACGCCGGCCGGTGTTTTTGAACTGGTTAAAAATAACCACACGGTTTATGTACAATCCACCGCAGGCGAAGGCAGTGGTTTTTTTGATCAAGATTACCAACAGGCGGGAGCGTTAATATTGGATACTATTGCTGAGGTCTACGCCATGAGCGAAATGATCGTAAAGGTCAAGGAACCTATAGCAGAGGAATATAATTTGATTAAAGAAGGTCAGCTACTGTTCACTTATTTCCATTTTGCTTCTAGTGAGCCTTTGACGAAAGCCATGATCAAACAAAAAGCGATTTGCATTGCTTACGAAACTGTTGAAGATGAGGAAGGAACTTTACCGCTATTAACACCAATGTCCGAGGTGGCCGGTAGAATGGCCATTCAGCAGGGCGCAAAATACCTAGAGAAACCGGTAAAGGGCAGAGGGGTGCTTTTAGGAGGTGTGCCAGGAGTTGCTCCAGGTAGGGTTTTGGTCTTAGGAGCGGGCGTAGTGGGGATACAAGCTGCTAAAATGGCAGCTGGTCTAGGTGCTCACGTAACCATCATGGATATTAATATGAAAAGACTCAGGTATGCCAATGATGTAATGCCGCCACATGTAGTTACGGAGTTTTCCAATGAATATAATATCAGAAAACATATTAAAAGTCATGACCTTATTATCGGAGGAGTTTTGTTAAAAGGAGCCAAAGCGCCTAACCTGATTACTCGGGATATGCTTAAGGAAATGCGTCCGGGAACGGTTATCGTAGATGTTGCCGTGGACCAAGGCGGATGCGTAGAAACGACGAAACCCACGACACATGAGGACCCTGTGTATATCATAGATGATGTAGTACATTATTCTGTGGCAAATATGCCAGGTGCCGTGCCGTATACCTCTACCGTGGCCTTAACCAATGTTACCTTGCCTTATGCCTTAAAACTTGCCAATTTAGGCTGGGAGGCAGCCTGTGAAAAAGATGCAAGTCTTCATAAAGGGTTGAACATCGTTTCGGGAAAAGTAGTTTATAATGAGATAATTGAAGCATTTGGCTGGGAAGAGGCTTTTGCCTAACCGTACATTTTGTCAGTAAAAATAGCCTCGCCAGGCCCTTTGTTTAATTAAAAGGGTTTGGCGGGGTTTTTGCTTTTCCATGATTAGATTTCGTTTAG
This genomic window from Maribacter sp. MJ134 contains:
- the ald gene encoding alanine dehydrogenase translates to MIVGIPKEIKNNESRVGMTPAGVFELVKNNHTVYVQSTAGEGSGFFDQDYQQAGALILDTIAEVYAMSEMIVKVKEPIAEEYNLIKEGQLLFTYFHFASSEPLTKAMIKQKAICIAYETVEDEEGTLPLLTPMSEVAGRMAIQQGAKYLEKPVKGRGVLLGGVPGVAPGRVLVLGAGVVGIQAAKMAAGLGAHVTIMDINMKRLRYANDVMPPHVVTEFSNEYNIRKHIKSHDLIIGGVLLKGAKAPNLITRDMLKEMRPGTVIVDVAVDQGGCVETTKPTTHEDPVYIIDDVVHYSVANMPGAVPYTSTVALTNVTLPYALKLANLGWEAACEKDASLHKGLNIVSGKVVYNEIIEAFGWEEAFA
- a CDS encoding SemiSWEET family sugar transporter, with the translated sequence MDYIEILGLVAATLTTAAFIPQVYKTWKEKSTKDISLSMYAVLLTGSLLWLTYGFFIESLPIILANTITAVLLICMVLMKLIYK
- a CDS encoding T9SS type B sorting domain-containing protein encodes the protein MKIRSFKSFVCILFILCGITTELSAQLGFCGGSSGDPIFSEDFGSGLTNGPALPAGTTTYNYADFTPNDGDYTISSTTNYFDWFSVQDHTPGDNNGKSFIVNASFTAGEFYRREVSGLCENTTYEFSSWLINLQRQTGCEGNGIPVNVRFQIWDETDTNLLAQGDTGDIPNRTTPLWEQYALVFKTLPGQTSVILKMRNNSNGGCGNDLAIDDIVFISCGDTVSVANDQEESAIILCEDQGSVTTTLTATPDFSIFTSHAYQWQESPDLLTWTDISGATANNYTATGVNSTTFFRAKIAEDPINVNNDLCNILSDVFELRILPIPLDAVSEGDIIRCENEDTPLTVTVPGDLIVNWYDAPIGGTLLLENSTSFSPSQAGTYYAEVNSPIITCPSTNRTAVSLTINPVPQVEDETVRFCEDGSATLSADLDNATYVWNTGENTKEIVVATPGEYSVLVTDTNGCSNTKFILLEQIDLPVIQTIISDGPSIIITTANQGDFEYSIDNISYQSTPIFDALPGGRYTIYARGREDCGVVTQDFIHLVIPKFFTPNGDNINDVFQIQGVEFFNSSSLFIFNRFGKLIRSTNENNLSWDGTFQGQNLPATTYWYRLKIEDSEFKGAFMLKR
- the leuS gene encoding leucine--tRNA ligase translates to MMYDFNKIEQKWQDYWAKNETFKAENNSEKEKFYVLDMFPYPSGAGLHVGHPLGYIASDIYARYKRHKGFNVLHPQGYDSFGLPAEQYAIQTGQHPAITTEANIKTYRRQLDQLGFSFDWSREVRTSDPSYYKWTQWIFIQLFNSWYNLDSDKAEDITTLIAIFEADGNAGVHAVCDDDVAPFSASDWKGYANKEKQQLLLQYRLTYLAESEVNWCPALGTVLANDEIVNGVSERGGHPVIRKKMTQWSMRISAYAQRLLDGLEKIDWPQPLKDSQTNWIGRSQGASVIFSILPPSSSKGGIEVFTTRPDTIFGVSFMTLAPEHELVAKITTDEQKAEVEAYVEATAKRSERDRMADVKTITGAFTGAYAEHPFTKEAIPIWIGDYVLAGYGTGAVMSVPCGDQRDYDFAKHFNIPIPNIFEGVDISEEAFADKEKTVITNSDFLDGLGYKEASKIAIQTLETLGQGEGKINYRLRDAVFSRQRYWGEPFPVYYDADGMPQMLDEKFLPLELPEVDKYLPTETGEPPLGNAKEWHWLQYGDEGKVVSEEAFNKAILDAERSRSTEIKGGPLELNTMPGWAGSSQYFNRYMDPHNTEAIFSEEAINYWQDVDLYIGGSEHATGHLLYARFWQKFMFDKGLVPKDEFARKLINQGMITGTSAFIYKEMESNKVYSKGKSKGRNVIPIHADVSLVNSSDELDIEAFKKWQPDYENAEFILEDGKYVVGREVEKMSKSKYNVVNPDAICEEYGADSLRLYEMFLGPLEQSKPWNTAGITGTHSFLKKMWRLYHQGPDNSFHVNDSPPSERLGKALKTLHKTIKKVEEDIEHFSFNTSVSTFMICVNELSSQKCTSRAILEPLAILVSPYAPHIAEELWEKLGHSESIATAPFPKFEASYLVESAKEYPISFNGKMRFKLELPLDLSKEEIEARVMAHKKTQEQLQGRTPKKVIVVPGKIVNIVG